A part of Nicotiana tomentosiformis unplaced genomic scaffold, ASM39032v3 Un00022, whole genome shotgun sequence genomic DNA contains:
- the LOC138903838 gene encoding uncharacterized protein, whose translation MSKHFLSDQLARWYIQFQQFKILCIPQKAIKGQALTYFLANNLIPIYWDLTDELPDEDAMVIEVQAPWKMYFNGVAHRGGAGASVVFVTSQGEFLPYSFTLTQLCSNNVAEYQALIHGLAMAVEINQLQLQVFGDSQLVINQFLCSYEVKKPELRPSHDYAKKLMGWVSDMTIQHVPRKENKKADVLGTLASSLTLPDQAQVTICQNWGVPPPNEVEGKGNELKHLVAVSEAEKEEWR comes from the coding sequence atgtcaaaacaTTTTCTTAGTGATCAACTAGCGAGATGGTATATTCAATTTCAACAATTCAAGATTTTGTGcatccctcaaaaggctataaaaggacaagcattgACATACTTCTTGGCAAATAACCTCATACCTATTTATTGGGACCTAACTGACGAACTACCTGATGAGGAcgcaatggtcattgaagttcaagctccatggaagatgtactttaaTGGTGTTGCACATCGCGGAGGAGCGGGTGCTAGTGTcgtatttgtcacttctcaaggtgaaTTTCTACCCTACTCTTTTACATTGACACAACTCTGCTCTAACAAcgttgctgagtatcaagcactAATACATGGCCTTGCAATGGCTGTCGAAATTAATCAgttgcaattgcaagtctttggtgactcccAGTTGGTGATCAACCAGTTTTTATGTAGTTATGAGGTCAAGAAACCTGAACTGCGCCCATCTCATGATTATGCTAAAAAACTAATGGGGTGGGTCAGTGACATGACTATTCAacatgtgccaaggaaagaaaacaagaaggctGATGTTTTAGGTAccctagcttcatcgttaaccctgcctgatcaagcgcaagttactatCTGCCAAAATTGGGGTGTACCACCGCCAAATGAGGTTGAAGGCAAAGGaaatgaactcaagcatcttgtcgctgtttctgaagctgagaaagaagaatggcgaTAA